From a single Clupea harengus chromosome 24, Ch_v2.0.2, whole genome shotgun sequence genomic region:
- the LOC105896910 gene encoding guanylate-binding protein 1-like isoform X5 — MSGGPPWMPAPVCLIENAEEGLRTVESALDILRGIQQPVVVVAVVGLYRTGKSYLMNRLAGQQSGFALGSTIESKTKGIWMWCVPHPSKPGHTLLLLDTEGLGDVDKGDSKNDAWIFCLAVLLSSTLVYNSRGTIDNEALEKLHYVTELTELIRIKSASAHDEDDEEESKFVRFFPDFVWAVRDFTLERKIDGRNVSEDGYLNFALQLRKGESTKVATYNLPRQCIRNFFPARKCFTFPFPTSAKNMTNLDSMAEADLCPDFLSVAKRFCSYVFAESRVKTVQGGHKITGSRFSHLVKIYVDTINSGAVPCLENAVVAMAEIENQSAMNEGFRLYEQGMRDLSKTFPMDVGTVSAEHQRLYAMATQEFLKHSFKDDGGKYMRQLMEKVSQFYDQLITLNMEASEKLCRKLLLDLYALIAGNIQQGSYAKAGGYEIYCCDRDAMVAKYRQHDKKGMKGEEVLEEFLQEKNAEANSILMADERLTEVEKQMAEAREQARVQEQKAKAEEQRSQDLQCALEDERRSKEECVARLVTKMEEEKQLQHEELERALESKLKEQREMMEKGFKNKAEIMSQEIEQLKKERQQNQETEPGFFERVIEPLLKIGADILSSYLQRQPSRM; from the exons ATGTCTGGAGGTCCACCCTGGATGCCAGCACCTGTGTGCTTGATTGAGAATGCAGAGGAGGGACTGCGGACAGTGGAATCAGCCCTGGACATCCTCAGGGGGATCCAGCagcctgtggtggtggtggctgtaGTGGGGTTGTACCGCACTGGCAAGTCTTACCTCATGAATCGGCTAGCTGGGCAACAGTCAG GCTTTGCTCTGGGCAGCACCATTGAGTCTAAGACCAAAGGCatctggatgtggtgtgtgcctCACCCCTCTAAACCAG GACATACGCTGTTGCTGCTAGACACTGAAGGACTGGGTGATGTCGACAAG GGCGACTCGAAGAACGATGCCTGGATCTTCTGTCTGGCCGTGCTGCTCAGTAGCACCCTGGTGTACAACAGCAGAGGCACCATCGATAACGAGGCTCTAGAGAAACTCCA CTATGTGACTGAGCTGACCGAGCTCATCCGGATAAAGTCAGCGAGCGCCCATGATGAGGATGACGAAGAGGAGAGTAAGTTTGTCCGCTTCTTCCCTGACTTCGTCTGGGCCGTTCGGGACTTCACTCTGGAGAGGAAGATCGACGGTCGGAATGTGAGTGAGGACGGGTACCTGAACTTTGCCCTGCAGCTGAGGAAAG GTGAGTCTACTAAAGTGGCGACCTACAACCTTCCGAGACAGTGCATCCGGAATTTCTTCCCGGCCCGGAAGTGCTTCACATTCCCGTTCCCAACGTCCGCAAAGAACATGACGAACCTAGATTCCATGGCTGAGGCCGACCTTTGCCCAGACTTCCTGAGTGTCGCTAAACGCTTCTGCAGTTACGTCTTTGCAGAGAGCCGCGTGAAGACGGTACAGGGTGGCCACAAGATCACCGGCAGCC GGTTCAGCCATCTTGTGAAGATCTACGTGGACACCATCAACAGTGGCGCCGTTCCCTGTCTGGAGAAtgctgtggttgccatggcagagaTCGAAAACCAGTCGGCCATGAATGAGGGCTTCCGGCTCTATGAGCAGGGCATGAGGGATTTGAGTAAGACCTTTCCCATGGATGTTGGAACTGTCTCGGCAGAACACCAACGCCTCTACGCCATGGCAACGCAGGAATTCCTCAAACATTCCTTCAAGGATGATGGGGGGAAATACATGAGGCAGCTGATG GAAAAGGTGTCACAGTTCTATGATCAGCTGATCACTCTGAACATGGAGGCCTCGGAGAAGCTGTGTCGGAAGCTTCTCTTGGATCTGTACGCTCTGATAGCTGGCAACATTCAGCAGGGCAGTTATGCCAAGGCAGGCGGGTATGAGATCTACTGCTGTGACCGAGACGCCATGGTGGCCAAGTACCGGCAACATGACAAGAAGGGCATGAAG ggGGAAGAGGTGTTGGAGGAGTTTCTCCAGGAGAAGAACGCTGAGGCCAACTCCATCCTGATGGCTGACGAGAGACTCACAGAGGTTGAGAAGCAGATGGCCG AGGCCCGTGAGCAGGCGAGGGTGCAGGAGCAGAAGGCCAAGGCCGAGGAGCAGCGGTCTCAGGACCTGCAGTGCGCCCTGGAGGACGAGCGTCGCAGcaaggaggagtgtgtggcgcGCCTGGTGAcgaagatggaggaggagaagcagctCCAGCACGAGGAGTTGGAGCGAGCCCTGGAGAGCAAACtgaaggagcagagggagat
- the LOC122128742 gene encoding uncharacterized protein DDB_G0271670-like codes for MAACKIAGQLTKVIPHTNLGSIIAFFSSSIYSSSSSIYSSSSNSSSSSSSSSSSNSSSSNSSSSSSSNSSSSNSSSSSSSSSSSSSSSSSSSNSSSSSNSSSSSSSSSNSSSSSSSNSSSSSSNSRSSSSSSSSSSSCSSSSSNSSSSSSSSSNSSSSSSNSRSSSSSSSSSSSCSSSSSNSSSSSSSSSNSSSSSSNSSSSSSISSNSSSSSSSGSSSLRR; via the exons ATGGCTGCTTGTAAGATAGCAGGACAACTTACAAAAGTAATACCACACACAAATCTTGGTTCAATTATAGCTTTTTT tagtagtagtatttatagtagtagtagtagtatttatagtagtagtagcaatagtagtagtagtagtagtagtagtagtagtagtaatagtagcagtagtaatagtagtagtagcagtagtagtaatagtagtagtagtaatagtagtagcagtagtagtagcagtagtagtagtagtagtagcagtagtagcagtagtaatagtagtagcagtagtaatagtagtagcagtagtagtagcagtagtaatagtagtagtagtagcagtagtaatagtagtagtagtagtagtaacagtaggagtagcagtagtagtagtagcagtagtagtagctgcagtagtagcagtagtaatagtagtagtagtagtagtagcagtagtaatagtagtagtagtagtagtaacagtaggagtagcagtagtagtagtagcagtagtagtagctgcagtagtagcagtagtaatagtagtagtagtagtagtagcagtagtaatagtagtagtagtagtagtaacagtagtagtagcagtagtatcagtagtaatagtagtagcagtagtagtagtggcagtAGTAGTTTAAGAAGGTGA